The genomic interval GCTCGCCTTCCGCATGGGCGCGGCCCTCTGCCCCACCGAGCTCGTCAGCTCCCAGGGCCTGATGCGGGCCAACCAGCGCACCCTCATGTACCTGCGCTTCGACGCCCAGGTGGAGAAGCCCTACTCGCTCCAGCTCTATGGAGGGGACCCGGAGGCCATGGGCCGCGCCGCCGAGGTGGGCAAGTCCCACGGCGCGCAGCTGCTCGACGTGAACATGGGCTGTCCGGTCAAGAAGGTGACGAAGAACGGGGCGGGCAGCGCGCTCTTGAGCGACCCGCCCCGCGCCGCCGCCATCGTCCGCGCCATGCGCGAGGCGTCCGGCCTGCCCGTCACCTGCAAGATTCGCTCGGGCTGGGACGCCGGCTCGCGCAACTACCTCCAGATGGCCGCGGCCCTCCAGGAGGCGGGGTGCGCGGGGCTCGCCATCCACCCGCGCACCCGGGAGCAGGGCTACTCGGGCCAGGCGGACTGGAGCGTCATCGCCGACGTGAAGCGCCACTTCCCGCAGCTGCCCCTGTTCGGCAACGGGGACGTGCGCACGCCCGAGGACGCCCGGCGCATGCTGGAGACCACCGGCTGCGACTTCGTGATGATTGGCCGCGCGGCGCTGGGCAATCCGTGGATTTTTCGCGAGCTGGCCGGAGGCGAGCCTCCCTCGCCCGAGGAGCGGTGCGCCCTGGTGCTGGAGCACTTCCACGCGCACGTGGCCTTCGTCGGGGACGCGCTGGGGGCGGTGCGCTCCTTCCGCCGGCACCTGGGCTGGTACGCCCATGGGCTCGCGGGGGCCGCCTCCTTCCGGGCGCGCGTCAACGTGATGGACGCGCCGGAGGCGGTGGCGGACGCGGTGCGCGCCTTCTTCTCCGCCGCGGACACGGACCGCTCCGCGTCCACGCACGAGGAGCAGGACGTGGACTACCGGGCCGCGCTGGGCTGAGGTCCGAGCGCGGGAGGTCCGGAAGTTCTTACAGAGAAGAACCGGGGGCGACGAGCCTGCGCTGGGTGGCCACGGCGCGGAAGTAGTCGCAGGCGGGGGTGGGCCGGCGCTCGAGCGTGTCGAAGTCGACGTGGTAGAGGCCGAAGCGCGGCCCCCAGCCCTCCAGCCACTCGAAGTTGTCGAGCAGGCTCCAGTAGAGGTAGCCCTGCACGTCCACGCCCTCGGCGCGGGCGGCCAGCACCTGGGCCAGGTGCGAGTGCAGGTAGTGGGGCCGGCGCGAGCCCGCGCGGTCGTCGATGCCGTTCTCCGTAATCCACACCGGCCGCCCGTAGCGCTTCACGTCGCGCAGCGTCTGGAGGAAGCCCTCCGGCCAGTCCTCCCAGCCGATGTCGGTGAGGCCCCGGCCGCGGGTGTCGCGGTACTTGAACTCGATGAAGGGCGGGCGCGGCACGAAGCGCAGGTGCGCGCGGCTGTAGTAGTTCACCCCGATGAACTCCACCGAGTCCCGGGCCTCGGGGATGGAGACGCGGGTGGAGGCGACACCGGGCATGTTCACCCGGAGGTGGCCCGAGGCCAGCGCCTCATGGAAGGCGTGGTTGTAGGCGGGGGAGGCCAGGCGCACCAGCGCGCGGTCCAGCGGGTGCCACCACCGGTCCGGCGTGAAGGCGAGCATGTTCTGGGAGATGCCCAGCTCCACCCGGCCCAGCCGCTCGAGCAGCTCCTGCCTTGCCGCCGCGTGGGCGCGCACCATGTTCTCCAGGGCCCTCATCGTGAGCGCCCCGTCGGCGATGCCCGGCGGAATGGCCCCCTGCAGGTAGCCGCCGAGCAGCAGCACCATGGGCTCGTTGAACGAGATGACCAGCGCGTCCAGCCCCTCCAGGAGGGCGGCGCACCGTCGGGCGTACCGCCGGAAGGTGGGCACGCTCTGGGGCAGGTGCCACGGCGTCTCCCGATGGAACCAGGACGGGTGGGTGAAGTGGTGCAGCGTCACGACAGGTCGCAGGCCCTGGGCCTTCATCTTGAGGAGCCGCTCCCGGTACGCCTCCAGCGCCGCCTCGTCGAAGCGGCCCCGCTCCGGCTCGATGCGCGCCCACTCCAGGGAGATGCGGAACGCGGTGGCGCCCACCGCCTTCGCCAGCGCGTAGTCCTCCTCGTAGCGGCGCCAGTGGTCCACCGCCCTCCCGCAACGCGCATGGGGCTCCTTGAGCTTCCCCGCGCGCTCCCACTCCGCCCAGTCGTTCTCGATTCCGCCCTCCACCTGGTACGCGGACGTCGCGACGCCGAAGGTGAAGTGGGTGGGGAAGGTCTCTTCAGGAGTCCGCATCGTGGCCGCGCACCGTAGACGCCACCCTCCATCGCGAAAAGCGCCGCGTGCGCGTCGGCGCTTTGCGCGGCAGCGGACAGTGCGCCCGCGCGGTGCTCCTCGCGAGGAGGCCCGTCGCGTCCGGAGCCGGAAAATCGGCCTCGCGCGCGATTCCGAACGACGCCGCGAAAGTGTCCGCGGAGCACCTTTCGTGGCCTTCGGCACCGCCCGATGCCGAAAAATCGGCCTCGCCGCGCGATGCAATACATCACCATGCGTTGACACACTGGTGTGTCGCCCGTACCATTCACTTCAAGCACTCACTTCCATCAAGAAGAGTGCATGGCCTCGCTTGACGAGGCCAAATCACATGGAGGGTTCTGATGGCCGCTAAGAAGAAGACCGCGAAGGCCGCGAAGACGGCGAAGGCTAAGAAGACGACCACCCGCAAGACGGCTGGCAAGACCGCGAAGAAGGCGGCGCCCAAGGCGGCGAAGAAGGCGGCGAAGAAGAAGACCGCCCGTAAGTCGACCCGCAAGGCGAAGACGGTGGCGGCCCCGGCGACCCCGGAGTCCTGAGCAGCGCGTCGTCATTCGCGGACGGTGGTTGACGTCCGGTGAACGGCTCGGCGAGACCCGCCGGGCCGTTTTTCTTTTGTCCGGACAGGAGTTCCCGCATGTCGCTGCGTCCCACGGAGCTGGAGCAGGTGGTGGCGGAGGTGGGAGAGAAGCTGACGGGAGCGGTGGCCCAGAAGGCGTGGTGCCC from Myxococcus stipitatus carries:
- a CDS encoding glycoside hydrolase family 1 protein, which gives rise to MRTPEETFPTHFTFGVATSAYQVEGGIENDWAEWERAGKLKEPHARCGRAVDHWRRYEEDYALAKAVGATAFRISLEWARIEPERGRFDEAALEAYRERLLKMKAQGLRPVVTLHHFTHPSWFHRETPWHLPQSVPTFRRYARRCAALLEGLDALVISFNEPMVLLLGGYLQGAIPPGIADGALTMRALENMVRAHAAARQELLERLGRVELGISQNMLAFTPDRWWHPLDRALVRLASPAYNHAFHEALASGHLRVNMPGVASTRVSIPEARDSVEFIGVNYYSRAHLRFVPRPPFIEFKYRDTRGRGLTDIGWEDWPEGFLQTLRDVKRYGRPVWITENGIDDRAGSRRPHYLHSHLAQVLAARAEGVDVQGYLYWSLLDNFEWLEGWGPRFGLYHVDFDTLERRPTPACDYFRAVATQRRLVAPGSSL
- the dusB gene encoding tRNA dihydrouridine synthase DusB, whose product is MLSLGPYSLPNPYVLAPMAGVSEMPFRVLAFRMGAALCPTELVSSQGLMRANQRTLMYLRFDAQVEKPYSLQLYGGDPEAMGRAAEVGKSHGAQLLDVNMGCPVKKVTKNGAGSALLSDPPRAAAIVRAMREASGLPVTCKIRSGWDAGSRNYLQMAAALQEAGCAGLAIHPRTREQGYSGQADWSVIADVKRHFPQLPLFGNGDVRTPEDARRMLETTGCDFVMIGRAALGNPWIFRELAGGEPPSPEERCALVLEHFHAHVAFVGDALGAVRSFRRHLGWYAHGLAGAASFRARVNVMDAPEAVADAVRAFFSAADTDRSASTHEEQDVDYRAALG